The DNA window ATTGATACCGATTATCGTGGGCTCCTTGATATGGGTGGCCTCCACGCTGAACTCGCCCCTGTCAGAGACAGCCCTTACCATTATGATGGATCTGTAGCCATCAGCCTCTGACCTGCGGGCCTCTGTAACCATTATACCCCTCTTCTTTGCGATTGCCGGCGCATTTATGAGGTTCACTGGTTCTGTGAGTATGGGGTTGAGGATGGCCTGCAGCATGGTCCTTGTGAGGATATCGAACTGCATATCTGCAAGTTCACCGCAGTAGGTGACATCCAGTTTCTCTATGTTACCTGGGAGGGCCTGTGTGATGATGCTGCCCAGTTTCTCTGCGATCTCGGTGTAGGGTCTGAGGGACTTGTAGGTTTCCTGGTCCATCACTGGCATGTTAAGGACGTTCCTGGGTGAACCCCCCTGGAAGACTGTTTTTATCTCATTTGCAACTATTATTGCAGCGTCCCTCTGGGCCTCAGCTGTTGAGGCACCGATATGTGGCGTGAGGACAACGTTTTCAAGTTCAAGTAATGGACTGCCCTCAGGGGGCTCCTCCTCGAATACGTCAAGGGCAGCCCCTGCTATTTCACCATCCTTGAGGGCCCTGTAGAGGGCTTCCTCGTCGATTATCCCTCCACGGGCACAGTTAACTATGAATGCGGTTTCCTTCATCAGTTTGAATTCATCCTCTGATATGAGGTGCCTTGTCTCAGGGGTGAGGGGTACGTGTATGGTTACAATGTCGGATTCCCTTAGGAGTGTTTCAAGGTCGGTGACGGTCACACCCATCTCCTCGGCGGCGTCCCTGCTTATGTAGGGGTCATATACCAGTATGTCCATGCCGAAGGCCTTTGTCCTCACAACAACCTGTGAACCTATACGACCCATACCGATTATACCGAGGGTTTTGCCGTTGAGCTCTATACCCATGAATCTGTTCTTTTCCCATTTACCCTCCTTGACGGATTTATCTGCAAGGGAGATCTTCCTTGCAAGGGCCAGCATGAGGCCTATTGAATGCTCGGCAACTGTTATGGATGTTGACTCTGGTGCGTTTATGACCATTATACCCCTCTCTGTGGCGGCCTTAACATCCACGTTGTCAACGCCCACACCCGCCCTTGCGATTATCTTGAGGCGGGGGGCTGCCTCTATGACCTCCCTTGTGACCTTGGTTCGGCTCCTGACAACTATGGCATCGAAGTCCTTTATGGCCTCAAGGAGCTCCTCGGGTGTTATGGTTGTGTTAACCACAACCTCCGCCACCTCTTCAAGTTCAGATATTCCCTTTTCATTGATGGAATCAGCAATAAGCACTTTCATCTCTGGCATAATTTCACCACACTTATCACAATGAAGATCTTATAGAATGATAGAGGAATCTATAGAGGTAGGGTATATTATAATTATTGGTGTCATGGAGGAAGATGTGATGTTCACTGGTTCAGTTACTGTTGATGGAGTTGAGCTCCCTGAGGCATTCCTGGGGAGCGCACCATTCACCGCGGCACCCTACTTTGGGCACCGCTCAAGGCTGTATGAGATGGACCTCAAAAGGAGGCCTGAAAACATTGCGGAGGTGCTCATAGGGGCATATGATGTGGGTGTGAGGGGCTTCCAGATCATCCCTGAGGGTCCTGTGCTTGAGGCCCTTGAAATGGCAGTTGATGCCGGGTGCGGTTTCAGACTAATGGGCACACTTCGGGAAGGGCACCTTGAGGATGACCTCGGGACCCTCATGGATCTTGGTGTCGGTGCTGTTCTTCTTGATGAGCACTACACGGATCTCCTGCCAGCCGGTGAGGTGGCTGAGATCCTTGATGATATTGATGTTCCATCTGGCCTCATAACCACAATGCCTGGGGCCACCACCAGGCGGCTCATTGAGGAGGGGGTTGATAACTTCCAGCTTTACATGATGCCACTCAACAGTCTGGGTTATATGATGGATTTCCCGGTTTTCCTTGAGGAGGAACGGGCTGAACTCCGGGATCTGCTCCTTGAACTTGGGAAGGTTGTTGTTGCCGAGAAGGTACTTGCAGCGGGAATACTATCGCCCAGGGAGGCCTTTAAATTCCTTGAGGGTGCTGACTACGTTGACATGGTCACTGTGGGCGCGGCATCTGTTCCTGAAGTGAAGGAGACATTCGGGGAACTCTTCAGGTTATGATATGGTCTCTTATGATGTCATTCATTTCGCACTGGATGAATGGTTGCACTGATCTCCACACCACCCATCACCATATTTAATGCTTTCTACAGGGATGAAAGCGTAAAATAGAAGTTAATGTTCTAACATTAACATGTTAAAGGATACCTTTCGTTGTTCATGAATGACTCCATCTAATCAGTGTATAATGGGGTGTGGTTATGGACACTGCGACAAAGGTGCTTGTTGTAATCTGTTTTATTCTCATAGGGGCCCTGGGCTTTATCTCAGGGATGTTCCTCAAGTCACCCCATGATGGGGATCAGTACTACAATGTGACCATCACCGGCGATACAGAAGGTGGGGGGTCCTCAGGTCCCAGCTGGCACAGGGTCATGACATTCACGGGGTCAGGATCGGATTACCGCTATGTTAACATCAGGGGCAACAGGCTACGCGTTGTCTTCTCAGCGACTCCCCTGGTGAATTACGATGTGAACAGCATCACCGTGGATGTCCTCAGGGACGGATACACTGTGGCCAGTGACACCGTGGACTGGGGTGCCACCGAGTCACCTGCAAGGAAAAAGAGGACCCTTGAGGTTGAGGGGAGCCCGGGCGAATACTGCATCGCGGTTTATGCAAGCGAGATCAGGGACTGGAAGGTCACTGTATGGGATTACTACTGAAAGCTGATGATAGTAGGGTTCAGCTGCAGGTCTTCCTTTCAGCTATCACCTTCAGGAAGTCCCTGCTGCTCTCCATTTCACCTATCTCCCAGCTCTTGATCACAGGGACACCCTCTAGGTTCTCACTTATGCGGGGGTTATCAATGATAAAAACAGATTCTGAGCCACTTACAAGTGACAGGTCCCGCAGTGGCACAGCCATCCTCCGGAGGGTCCTTGAATCCCTCCCCTTCTCAAGGTCCGTTATGACTGTACTCTCAAATTTAAGTTCCTTTGCAACGGCATCAAAGGGGGTCCTCTGGGTTTCAATCATCCCGAAGCCAATATCACCCAGCCTTCCCTTTGGTTTTATTTCAACTTCATCCCTCTCAGGCACACTTAGGATGTCAATTGAGAGGGTTATCCTTATGTTTAGTATCTCCTCGAGTTTCATGGCTGTTTCAGGTGATGCCCTTGCAAGTCCATTCTCATACTTGTAGATGGTCTTGCGTGATACGTGGGCCAGGTCTGCAAGGTCCTTGAGTGAGAGGTTGTATTCCTCGCGTACCATTCTGAGGGTTCTCCCGTCTATCTGCACATAGTAACCGCCACGGTCAGCTATCACCTCAGGGTACTCACCATCAACCACCATGTTTCTGAAGGTCTCAGGGGCAACGACCGGGATGCCGTGCCTCTCATAGACAACATCCTCCTCAAGGTACTCTGTCTTTGACCTTATACCAATGAGGAGTGGTGATGCAAGGAACGTGTGTGCAAGGGTTTTTATCTCATGGGCCTGCAAACTATTTATACCATCAATGTTCACAAGGACCTTAAGCAGAAGTAGAAGGAGCTTCCTCCTGGCCATGAGATCAAAGCAGCTCCTCTCATATATGTGGGATGTTTCAAATCCGTTGCTGGTAAGAAGTTCATGTATCTCCCTTAATACATCTTCCCTTTTAACAGATTTATCCAACTGGATCACCGGGTGATTTAATGTACAGAATTCATGTGGGTATAGATGATACCGATTCCCCCGATGGGATGTGCACAACCTATATATCATGCTTTATAATCCATGAACTTAAAAGTTGCGGTTTCACCACTGAGGGTTACCCGCGGCTCATAAGACTGAACCCCTTCGCACCCCACAAGACCCGGGGTAACGGTGCAGTTGCATTCACCGTGAGGGCAGAATCAGAGGATGAAATAGCTGATATCAGAGATATCGTCATTCACAGTGTGGAGGAACTCGCGGAGCTTGATAATGAGAGGACAAACCCCGGGGTGGTCTTCTACACAGGTGAGATCACAGATTCCATGAGGGAATTTGCCATATCAGCCATAAGAAGAATACTCAAAATTGAAGACGCCATGAGGGTTGCGGAGGAGGTGGGGGCAGAGGTTCACAGCTTCAAAAAGGGCAGGGGAATTATAGGGGCCCTTGCAGCCATCGGCTGCCCCCTTGAGGACAGGACATATGAACTTCTCACCTACAGGGTCCCTGAAAACTACGGTAAAACACGCCAGATAGACCCGGAATCTGTGAGGATAATGGACGCTGAAACAGGCAGCGAGACCTTTGACAACATTGATGATGACTACATTGCAATAGAGCCACATACGCCCTGCCCGATACTCTATGGTATACGAGGTGAATCCCCTGGGGTTCTCCTGAGGGCCATGGAGATGGTTCGTGTCTCTGAGGAGATAGAGAGGTTCTGCATCTTCGAGACAAACCAGCACACAGACCAGCACATACAGGATGCAGACAGCATAGCTGATATGGAGACATTCGGCTGCTACCGGGTCAGCGGTGAGGTGCTTGACAGGCCAAGGGTGATTGAGGGTGGCCACGTGTTCTTCACCCTTGGCGATGATTCCGGCAAAATCGAGTGCGGTGCCTATGAACCAACAAAGGACTTCAGGAAGGTGATCCTTGAACTCATACCAGGGGACAGGGTAACCGTATATGGGGGTATTGGGGCCCAGGGGACACTGAACATTGAAAAGATACACCTTGAGAGGGCCACCGAGCTCTATGTGGAGGAAAACCCCCTCTGTACCTGTGGCAGGCGCATGAAATCCGCAGGCCGGAATAAGGGGTTCAAGTGTCCATCATGCGGGTGGAGGGTAAGAAATTCCAGAAAG is part of the Methanothermobacter sp. K4 genome and encodes:
- a CDS encoding tRNA(Ile)(2)-agmatinylcytidine synthase, which translates into the protein MYRIHVGIDDTDSPDGMCTTYISCFIIHELKSCGFTTEGYPRLIRLNPFAPHKTRGNGAVAFTVRAESEDEIADIRDIVIHSVEELAELDNERTNPGVVFYTGEITDSMREFAISAIRRILKIEDAMRVAEEVGAEVHSFKKGRGIIGALAAIGCPLEDRTYELLTYRVPENYGKTRQIDPESVRIMDAETGSETFDNIDDDYIAIEPHTPCPILYGIRGESPGVLLRAMEMVRVSEEIERFCIFETNQHTDQHIQDADSIADMETFGCYRVSGEVLDRPRVIEGGHVFFTLGDDSGKIECGAYEPTKDFRKVILELIPGDRVTVYGGIGAQGTLNIEKIHLERATELYVEENPLCTCGRRMKSAGRNKGFKCPSCGWRVRNSRKVKRVLERPLREGYYEVPTCARRHLSKQLVRMGISGGCYPSGRVR
- the serA gene encoding phosphoglycerate dehydrogenase is translated as MKVLIADSINEKGISELEEVAEVVVNTTITPEELLEAIKDFDAIVVRSRTKVTREVIEAAPRLKIIARAGVGVDNVDVKAATERGIMVINAPESTSITVAEHSIGLMLALARKISLADKSVKEGKWEKNRFMGIELNGKTLGIIGMGRIGSQVVVRTKAFGMDILVYDPYISRDAAEEMGVTVTDLETLLRESDIVTIHVPLTPETRHLISEDEFKLMKETAFIVNCARGGIIDEEALYRALKDGEIAGAALDVFEEEPPEGSPLLELENVVLTPHIGASTAEAQRDAAIIVANEIKTVFQGGSPRNVLNMPVMDQETYKSLRPYTEIAEKLGSIITQALPGNIEKLDVTYCGELADMQFDILTRTMLQAILNPILTEPVNLINAPAIAKKRGIMVTEARRSEADGYRSIIMVRAVSDRGEFSVEATHIKEPTIIGINGYRVDVKPEGTMIIARYRDLPGTIGAIGTKLGEHQINIATMQVGRKEIGGEAVMVLKVDQSVPAEVIDEVKKLENVDDAVAIEI
- a CDS encoding transcriptional regulator, with product MDKSVKREDVLREIHELLTSNGFETSHIYERSCFDLMARRKLLLLLLKVLVNIDGINSLQAHEIKTLAHTFLASPLLIGIRSKTEYLEEDVVYERHGIPVVAPETFRNMVVDGEYPEVIADRGGYYVQIDGRTLRMVREEYNLSLKDLADLAHVSRKTIYKYENGLARASPETAMKLEEILNIRITLSIDILSVPERDEVEIKPKGRLGDIGFGMIETQRTPFDAVAKELKFESTVITDLEKGRDSRTLRRMAVPLRDLSLVSGSESVFIIDNPRISENLEGVPVIKSWEIGEMESSRDFLKVIAERKTCS